The Haloarcula sp. H-GB4 genome segment ATTACGATGCACTCCTACACAATGCGGGCACGCGGCTGGACCCGCGAGGACTACGACCTCGCGACGGTCGACGTGGGGGCGTCGATGCTGGTGGCCTTCGGCATCTACAGCCTCGCCATCTTTCTGGTGACGGCGAGCGTGCTCACTTCGGGCGACCTTACCACGGTCGGCGCTGCTGAGGCCCTCGGTCCGCTGGTCGGCGACAGCGCCCGCTGGCTGTTCCTGCTCGGTCTGTGGGGCGCTGCTGTGTCGACGCTCGGAGGCAACACCATCGTCCCGCCGTTCCTGCTCGCGGACAAACTCGGCTGGGGCACCACTATCGAGGACAACCGCTACCGCGGCCTGCTCGTCGCTGTTGCGCTGCTGTCCGCGCCGGGCGCGTTCATCGGCGGGAACGTCCTCGGCCAACTCGTCCTCGTGCTCGCGCTCGGCACCGTCGGCACGCCGTTCGTCATCGCCCTCGTCCTCTATCTCCTGAATTCTGATGCGGTCCCGGAGTCCAACTCGCTGCTCGCCAACGTCGGCGGGCTGGCACTCATCGCTGTTTCGGGCGGGCTGGCCGCGAACTTCGTTGTCGAACAGATCGGCGGCGGTGTCGGCCCGCTTTCCGGGTTCGTGCTGGCGTTCGCTGTCGCGCTCGGCCTCGCCATGGCTGGCCTCGGCGGGAAATTCCTCCGGGAGGAACTCCTCGCGTGACCGGCCTCCAGTTCCCGCTCTCGGGGTCGACGCTGGTCACCGGTCCCTCGAACGCCGGCAAGACGCGGACAACTGCGACCGCCCTTGACGCCTGGCTCGACAGCGAGGGACCCGCAGGCGTCGTCGTCCTCGATTTCGCACCCGAACTCGAACGGGACGGGACCATTCTGGGCGGTCGCCTCGACCGATTCATCACTGTGCCGGAGGCGGTCTGGCTCGACCGGGTTGACGCCAACGCTCCCCGTGCCGAGAGCGAGACAGCCGAGCAGGCGGTCGCGCTCGCCCGGGAAAACGCTCGCCGTGCCGAGCAACAGCTGGACGCGCTCCCGGAGACTCCCCGGGCGGTGTTCATCAACGACGCGACGATTCCATTCCAGCACGATACCATTTCGGTCAGCCGGCTCACGGAATACTGTGAGAAGGCGGACGTAGCCGTCCTCAACGCTTTCGATAGCGACGAGCTGGGCGTCGACGACCCGGTATCACGGGCTGAGCGGGACGCGCTCGATCGGCTTCGGCGCTGGGCCGACCGAACTGTCGACCTGTCGGAGTGACGGTCGACCACTGCCCGGACGCGTCAGCGGCTGGCTACGACCCACCGCGTTTCCGGAACCAGACGCGCTCGCCGACCGGACTTTCGTTGTCGCCGATGTCCAGTCGACTGACGAACAGGTCCCGAATAGCCATGGTGACGACGAGTTCCGTCGGCTCGCCGGCCCCGTCTTCGACAGTGACGACACAGTGGCCGTCTTGCTCCGCTATCTCGGTGATTGTGCCGACCGTCCAGCGGTCGCGGTGGTGTGACGGTTCCTGTGCGTGAATGCGGTCGTGATTCATGACGACTACCCGAGTTATCTCAGCGGTTCCACTCGTAGAACCACCACGCGCCGCCGAGCACCATCAGGCCGATTCCGAGTGTCGATGTCGCAGGTTCCGGGATAATAAACAGCACGAGTCCAATGAGTACCATCCCGACCGGTTCGAGTTCATCGAGATACTGGGTGATGTTCATACGTGTTGCTTCACCCGCCTGCAGTATAGAGGTTTGTCTGATTACTGATAGCGAATCGAGAACAGCGACCGGTCAGCGGAAGCGGAACGTTTCGAGGTTCTCCGGCGCGAAGGTCCGGATGTTCTGGTCGTGGTACAGCGACGAAGAGAGGTCCTGTGTCGCGGATTCATCGCCGTGCACGCAGAGGATTTTCTCGGGCCGGGGGTTCATCGTCTTCACGAAGTTCTCCAGCCCCTGCCGGTCGGCGTGCCCGGAGAAGCCGTCGACCGTTCCGACGGTCATCTCCAGCGGAACCTTCTCGCTGCGTCCCTTGCCGCCGACGGGCACCTCGTCGATGCCGCGCTGGATTCGCTTGCCGAGCGTTCCCTGTGCCTGATAGCCAACGAAGGTGAGCGTCGAATCCGGGTCGGGGCCGAGCTGTTCGAGCCAGGACATGGCTGGGCCACCGGTGAGCATCCCAGACGTGGAGAGGATGATAGAGGAATCACCGTCGGCAATTTCCTCTCGCTCCTCGTCACCGCCGTCGATAGGGTTGAACTGGTCGGCCAGGAACGGATTCTTGTCTTCGTCGAAGATGCGGTCCTGCAGACCGTCACGGAGATACTCGGGGTAGGTCGTATGGACGGCTGTCGCCTCCCAGATCATCCCGTCGAGGTGGACCGGCATCTCGGGGATATCACCGTTCCGCATCGCCTCTTCGAGGACGAGCATGAGTTCCTGGGCCCGTCCCACGGCGAAGGTCGGAATGAGGACCTTCCCGTCGCGGTCGTAGGCGTTCTGGATGATCTGTTTGAGCTTTCGCTCCGAGTCTTCCTGGTCGGTCTGGTAGTCGTTGCGGCCGCCGTAAGTCGACTCTAGCACGAGCGTCTCGACGCGCGGGAAGTCGTTGACCGCGCCGTCGAACAGGCGCGTGTCGTCGTAGTGGATGTCACCGGAGAAAGCGACGTTGTACAGGCCGTCACCGACGTGGAAGTGACACACCGACGAGCCCAGAATGTGGCCGGCGTTGTGCAGTGTCAGCTTGATATCGGGCGCGATATCGGTCACGTCGCCGTACTCCAGCGGGATGGTGTGTTTGATCGCCTCACGGACCATCTCGGAGTCGTACGGCGGGGTGCGGCCGTCGTCCGCGGCGGTATCGAGGTGATCGAGCGTCAGCAGTCCCATCAGGTCCCGCGTCGGCTCGGTACAGTAGATGGGGCCGTCGTAGCCGTACTCGAACAGCAGCGGGACCAGTGCTGAGTGGTCGAGATGCGCGTGGGTCAGAACGACAGCGTCGATACCATTGGTTCCAGCCCCGAACGCCTCCGGAATGTCCAGATACGGCTTCTCGCCGTTCGAGCCGGGCTTGTTGCCACAGTCGATGAGGATTCGCGTGTCCGGCGTCGAGAGGATGAACGCGGCGCGACCAACCTCCCGACAGCAGCCTAGCGTCGTAATACGGACGTACTCATCGTCCGACATCGGCTCGCGGTGGATCTGCCGACCCACGCGTTCGAGGACGTCGCGGCGGTCCTCGCGCTCCTGTTTGAGGAAGTTTCGGACATTCTCGACCGTTGAGGACTCGATGGGTGGCGTCCGAACGACTTCGGGCGTCCACCCGACCGCCTGCGTGATCTCACGCAGGGTCGAGCCGCGCCGGCCGATGACGACGCCGGGCTTCTGTGCCTGAACGACGACTTCGCCGGTGTCAGCGTGGAAATTCAGGTCCATGACGCCGGCTTCCTCGGGGATGAGGTCCCGGATTGCCTCTTCGGCCTCGGCTGGCGGGG includes the following:
- a CDS encoding divalent metal cation transporter, with amino-acid sequence MSSTETVDSSAVSSGTISDYVEAMGPSWIAGAIAAGPATIASLVTAGGAFGYSLLWVVVLSAGAGALAQYLAMRLGLLTERGIVAVVEDHLGETWAWLLVGDAVLAAGVAQLVIMKTVATVSATVTGIDARIWGVVWALILAAGLAGGGYRFLELAAKVLVLLVVVAFVASLFVVPIDAGAAVTGLVPSVPSGSALVAAGILGGAVHITLITMHSYTMRARGWTREDYDLATVDVGASMLVAFGIYSLAIFLVTASVLTSGDLTTVGAAEALGPLVGDSARWLFLLGLWGAAVSTLGGNTIVPPFLLADKLGWGTTIEDNRYRGLLVAVALLSAPGAFIGGNVLGQLVLVLALGTVGTPFVIALVLYLLNSDAVPESNSLLANVGGLALIAVSGGLAANFVVEQIGGGVGPLSGFVLAFAVALGLAMAGLGGKFLREELLA
- a CDS encoding beta-CASP ribonuclease aCPSF1; the protein is MSTVDKQLEDVKATIDEEVPRRISVSDVTYEGPELVIYTRDPKEFAANSDLVRRLASKLRKRITVRPDPDVLAPPAEAEEAIRDLIPEEAGVMDLNFHADTGEVVVQAQKPGVVIGRRGSTLREITQAVGWTPEVVRTPPIESSTVENVRNFLKQEREDRRDVLERVGRQIHREPMSDDEYVRITTLGCCREVGRAAFILSTPDTRILIDCGNKPGSNGEKPYLDIPEAFGAGTNGIDAVVLTHAHLDHSALVPLLFEYGYDGPIYCTEPTRDLMGLLTLDHLDTAADDGRTPPYDSEMVREAIKHTIPLEYGDVTDIAPDIKLTLHNAGHILGSSVCHFHVGDGLYNVAFSGDIHYDDTRLFDGAVNDFPRVETLVLESTYGGRNDYQTDQEDSERKLKQIIQNAYDRDGKVLIPTFAVGRAQELMLVLEEAMRNGDIPEMPVHLDGMIWEATAVHTTYPEYLRDGLQDRIFDEDKNPFLADQFNPIDGGDEEREEIADGDSSIILSTSGMLTGGPAMSWLEQLGPDPDSTLTFVGYQAQGTLGKRIQRGIDEVPVGGKGRSEKVPLEMTVGTVDGFSGHADRQGLENFVKTMNPRPEKILCVHGDESATQDLSSSLYHDQNIRTFAPENLETFRFR